A genome region from Cryptosporidium parvum Iowa II chromosome 8, whole genome shotgun sequence includes the following:
- a CDS encoding asparaginyl-tRNA synthetase (NOB+tRNA synthase) has translation MIKPEKKFVTEYSVTGRLRIASILDGEDGGVSYIGKKVTVGGWARTVRKQCSDTLLFISLNDGSTSSNLQCVVEKTVKGFEEGLKATAGCSFKITGTIVKSPAQGQSVELLLNTGDDELKICGLCDASKYPLAKKHHSKEFLREVAHLRPRSQFFSSVMRIRNSLAIAIHEYFQKNGFMYIHTPIITAADCEGAGEMFQVTTVLPPESKNNISNIPASKIEGSQDMAVDYKKDFFGKASYLTVSGQLALENFACSMSDVYTFGPTFRAENSHTTRHLAEFWMIEPEMAFADLSDNMKLGEGLLKYTVEYVLINNMPDLLYLDKNIENGLVERLKVICKEEFARISYTEAIEMLKPHDKEFTVPVSWGMDLGSEHEKYITDVLEKRPCIIYNYPKDIKSFYMKLNEDGNTVAAMDILVPKIGEVIGGSQREDDIEKLENAIKSRNMDPAPYWWYNELRKYGSVPHSGFGLGFERLIMMVTGVENVRDVIPFPRYPNHCEF, from the coding sequence atgattaaaccagaaaaaaaatttgttacTGAATATTCAGTAACTGGAAGACTGAGGATAGCCTCCATTTTGGATGGCGAGGATGGTGGGGTCTCTTATATTGGAAAGAAGGTTACAGTTGGAGGATGGGCAAGAACAGTTAGAAAGCAATGCTCTGACACTTTGCTTTTCATATCTCTGAATGATGGTTCAACATCAAGCAACTTACAATGTGTAGTAGAGAAGACTGTTAAAGGGTTTGAAGAGGGTTTAAAGGCGACAGCAGGATGTTCATTTAAAATAACTGGTACAATAGTAAAGTCACCAGCTCAGGGACAGTCAGTAGAGTTACTTTTGAATACAGGCGATGATGAGCTCAAAATTTGCGGATTGTGTGATGCCTCAAAATACCCACTTGCAAAAAAGCATCattcaaaagaattctTGAGGGAAGTTGCCCACTTGCGTCCAAGAAGTCAGTTCTTTAGCTCAGTTATGAGAATCAGAAATTCTCTTGCTATTGCAATTCATGAATATTTCCAAAAGAACGGTTTTATGTACATTCACACTCCAATTATTACTGCAGCAGACTGTGAAGGAGCAGGAGAAATGTTTCAAGTAACTACAGTTTTACCACCTGAATCTAAAAACAACATTTCCAACATCCCTGCATCAAAGATTGAGGGAAGCCAAGATATGGCAGTTGACTATAAAAAGGATTTCTTTGGAAAGGCTTCTTATTTGACTGTTTCTGGACAACTTGCTTTAGAGAACTTTGCATGCTCTATGTCTGATGTTTATACATTTGGACCAACTTTCAGAGCGGAAAATTCTCACACAACAAGACATCTTGCTGAATTTTGGATGATCGAGCCTGAAATGGCATTTGCTGATCTTAGTGATAACATGAAACTTGGAGAAGGACTTCTTAAATACACTGTAGAATACGTTTTAATTAACAATATGCCCGATTTATTATATCTTGAcaaaaatatagaaaatggACTTGTAGAAAGGTTAAAGGTTATTTGCAAAGAAGAATTTGCAAGAATTTCCTATACCGAAGCAATTGAGATGCTTAAACCTCATGATAAGGAATTTACTGTTCCTGTCTCATGGGGCATGGATTTGGGTTCAGAACATGAAAAGTATATTACAGATGTACTCGAAAAAAGACCTTGCATAATCTACAACTATCCTAAAGATATCAAGTCTTTTTATATGAAATTGAATGAAGACGGAAATACAGTTGCAGCAATGGATATCCTAGTCCCAAAAATCGGAGAGGTTATCGGTGGTTCTCAGAGAGAAGATGACATTGAAAAATTAGAGAACGCAATAAAGAGCAGAAATATGGATCCAGCTCCCTATTGGTGGTATAATGAACTAAGAAAGTATGGTTCTGTTCCACATTCAGGGTTTGGTTTAGGATTTGAAAGACTAATCATGATGGTTACCGGCGTAGAGAATGTCCGTGACGTCATACCATTCCCTAGATACCCCAATCATTGCGAATTCTAA
- a CDS encoding vacuolar ATP synthase subunit E (transcripts identified by EST), translating into VFNVNVTIYINFSFLSLIQDDIEAQKQIQQMINFILNEAKDKANEIEAKALQDFNIEKLKLVQSYKEQIRQDLKKKVKRLEVERAIARSTAINKARLKKMAARAQVLTEVVQQTRKKMCEISTNPTVYEPLLVDLLTQAMLKLLEPTVIVKCRKSDVSVVESAIPKAIKKYKEILQKECGVSMNVEAKVDKENFLFPAPTSVEQNSKYCSGGVIVTNLDGKIVCNNTLDARLDLVIQNDAPIIRSTLFPKAA; encoded by the coding sequence GTTTTTAATGTTAATGTAactatatatattaatttttctttcctttCTTTAATTCAGGACGATATTGAAGCACAAAAGCAAATTCAACAGATGATTAACTTCATCTTAAATGAAGCCAAGGACAAAGCTAATGAAATTGAGGCAAAGGCTTTGCaagattttaatattgaaaagttGAAGTTAGTTCAAAGCTATAAAGAGCAGATTCGTCAGGATCTCAAGAAGAAAGTTAAGAGATTAGAGGTTGAAAGAGCAATCGCTAGAAGTACTGCAATTAATAAGGCTAGACTTAAGAAGATGGCAGCTAGAGCACAAGTTTTAACTGAAGTAGTACAACAAAcaagaaagaaaatgtgCGAAATTTCTACTAATCCAACTGTCTACGAGCCACTTTTGGTGGATTTACTTACTCAAGCAATGTTGAAGCTCTTGGAACCAACAGTGATTGTAAAGTGTAGAAAGTCTGATGTTTCTGTTGTAGAAAGCGCAATTCCAAAGGCTATTAAGAAATATAAGGAGATTTTACAGAAGGAATGCGGTGTCTCAATGAATGTTGAGGCTAAGGTTGACAAGGAGAACTTCCTTTTCCCTGCTCCTACAAGTGTTGAGCAGAATTCCAAGTACTGCTCTGGCGGAGTTATTGTCACTAATTTGGATGGTAAGATTGTTTGCAACAATACTTTGGACGCAAGACTGGACTTAGTCATTCAAAATGATGCTCCAATCATAAGATCTACTCTTTTCCCAAAGGCTGCTTAA